Genomic DNA from Synechococcus sp. MU1643:
ACAGTCAAGGAATTCATCGACAAACTCCTGCGCCGTCAGCCCGCCAGTGCAGAAACAGCCAAAGAGCGGCTCCAGTTGGTGCTGGCCCACGACCGCAGCGACCTCAATCCGGAGCTGCTCGAACAAATGCGCCGCGAGATCCTCGAAGTGGTGGCCCGCTACGTGGAAATCGACCTCGCGGAAGGTGATGTGAGCCTCGAGACGGAAGACCGCGTCACCGCCCTGGTGGCCAACCTGCCGATCCGTCGCCCGATCGCCCAACCAGCGAAGGTGGAACCCTCTGAGCAGCAACCTGCTCAAGCTTGAAACCTCGGATCCTGAATCTCCTCACCCCCGCTGAACAGCGGGTGGTGATGTTGTTGCTCGAAGGCCTCAACAACCGAGCTATCTCCAAGCGATTGGTGATCAGTCATCGCACCCTTGAGTGTCATATCAGCAGGGCACTCCGGAAGAGCGGTTGTCGCAATCGACTCGAGCTGGTGTTTGGGCTGATCAGGGATGGAGACCCCGCATTGAATCGCCAGGCAGCCGGTAAGATGCAATCCATGCCGGCTTAGCTCAGAGGTAGAGCAGCGCTTTTGTAAAGCGAAGGTCATCGGTTCAAATCCGTTAGCCGGCTTGATCTGAATCAGGACGACGGGCTGCGGTCGGATTCGCCCGCCAGCAGCCAGAAGAAGAACAACCCCAACAGCCAGGGGAGAAGATTCAGTTGAAGCGTCCAGGTGAAGACAGCTTCCAGGGGCTCCAGCACCCAATGAAGCAAGGCCATCACAAGCAGACAGAGCCCAACAAGCGAGATCACTCGAGCACCTCAACCCCTGCCGGAATCACAGCACCACGTC
This window encodes:
- the minE gene encoding cell division topological specificity factor MinE; amino-acid sequence: MTVKEFIDKLLRRQPASAETAKERLQLVLAHDRSDLNPELLEQMRREILEVVARYVEIDLAEGDVSLETEDRVTALVANLPIRRPIAQPAKVEPSEQQPAQA
- a CDS encoding helix-turn-helix transcriptional regulator, yielding MKPRILNLLTPAEQRVVMLLLEGLNNRAISKRLVISHRTLECHISRALRKSGCRNRLELVFGLIRDGDPALNRQAAGKMQSMPA